From the genome of Polyangiaceae bacterium, one region includes:
- a CDS encoding TerB family tellurite resistance protein, translated as MNSNALLQPAVEALCNRFQSSEAGVAAAIDLAVLVAAADGRIDPAEMAALSTSLEAATKTHLAPTFVRHLVLASRQQIDAAGASTRARLLGETFAAQGCVDEGLRVGLLVAMASDGLSPVEREKIELVAQAAGVSPERLDTLCRQLEATQDA; from the coding sequence ATGAACTCGAACGCTCTTCTTCAGCCGGCCGTCGAAGCGCTCTGCAATCGTTTCCAATCGAGCGAGGCGGGCGTCGCTGCTGCCATCGATCTCGCCGTCCTCGTCGCTGCTGCCGACGGGCGCATCGATCCTGCCGAAATGGCCGCCCTCTCCACATCGCTCGAAGCGGCGACCAAAACGCATCTCGCGCCCACGTTCGTACGGCATCTCGTGCTGGCCAGTCGCCAGCAGATCGACGCCGCCGGTGCATCCACGCGCGCCAGGTTGCTCGGCGAAACTTTCGCGGCGCAGGGATGTGTCGACGAGGGGCTCCGCGTCGGGCTCCTCGTGGCCATGGCAAGCGATGGACTCTCACCCGTCGAACGCGAAAAAATCGAGCTCGTCGCGCAAGCAGCCGGCGTCTCACCCGAACGCCTCGACACCTTGTGCCGTCAGCTCGAGGCAACCCAGGACGCATAG
- a CDS encoding DTW domain-containing protein translates to MEQPACDVCRRPRVACVCDRIVSFPTERRVLILQHPQEQDALLGSAQILVASLPKAKLVIGLSWRNLGHALGEEDVDARKWAVLFPDREAEGNQLTSRRGTPLDPKNLEGIIVLDGTWSRAKSLWWRNPWLNKLNRMSLTPKNPSIYGRLRAEPRREYVSTLESVAAALTTCGESPEIEAGLSRVFRTLMQRVRDANLAPEERRLPKRTRPPRKPPAAEAPPPEKK, encoded by the coding sequence GTGGAACAACCTGCCTGTGACGTTTGCCGACGACCTCGTGTCGCGTGCGTGTGCGATCGTATCGTCTCCTTCCCGACGGAGCGCCGAGTCCTCATCTTGCAACATCCGCAAGAGCAAGACGCCCTCTTGGGCTCGGCCCAAATCCTCGTTGCGAGCTTGCCGAAAGCCAAGCTCGTCATTGGCTTGAGCTGGCGCAATTTGGGGCATGCGCTCGGTGAAGAAGACGTCGACGCTCGAAAGTGGGCCGTCCTTTTCCCCGATCGCGAGGCCGAAGGCAATCAGCTCACATCGCGTCGCGGAACACCGCTCGACCCCAAGAACCTCGAAGGCATCATCGTGCTCGACGGCACCTGGTCGAGAGCCAAATCGCTTTGGTGGCGCAATCCATGGCTCAACAAGCTCAATCGGATGAGCCTCACGCCGAAGAACCCATCGATCTACGGCAGGCTTCGCGCGGAACCGCGGCGCGAGTACGTCTCGACGCTCGAATCCGTCGCCGCAGCGCTCACGACGTGCGGCGAATCTCCCGAAATCGAAGCCGGCTTGTCGCGCGTCTTTCGCACGCTCATGCAGCGCGTGCGCGACGCGAACCTTGCACCCGAAGAGCGACGATTACCAAAGCGAACCAGGCCCCCGCGAAAACCTCCAGCAGCAGAAGCACCGCCGCCCGAGAAAAAGTGA
- a CDS encoding fused MFS/spermidine synthase, with protein sequence MSSHPHAKRAQQTPLVAVALLFVASGAAGLVDQVCFSKYLTEVVGATAQAVSAVLAAFMTGLALGAHLGGRFSKRAQSPLRAYGVIEIVVAIAVALSPVGFALIEPAYVALARLVPGSIVLSSILRWAIAMLVVIVPTTAMGATLPLLARLVEERQDARSRRRALGILYAANTLGGAMGALGSAYVVLPALGLRTTTLAAALTSGVVGIVAILLGRRGSHDIQNKPLGETENDGELRTADDAQQPAWALDVVAFASGALVLACEVLFTHLLVLVVGTSAYAFGLIVFIFLVCLFFGASLAPVVERFFRGGALALGLAAASFALFATLPVWDMLPGFFRGMGSKAATFEAREFVRATAAFVALVGPTTLMGLSFPLLLQRIAARRDAGVRVGRATAINTVGSVFGSLVAGYVLLPAFGSQRALLAVAFAFGLVAVVVALTTSTRSLGQTISRGIAVGLAGIGIAFGLRAPAWNLGELTGGYHVYFDYGRQAENIVYVEEEVQGGVTTVEEKNGVHTLLTNGKFQGNDGDEVHAQRFFAHYPVMFTPRLGRALVIGLGTGTTLGTIAAYPFEHIDVAEISPAIVKAARKYFGPIGASALDDGRVSLHIADGRNHLLLSENKYDLVGIELTSVWFAGASSLYSREFYQLVKSRLADDGILQQWIQLHHIYAKDLATVLRTLRLEFAHVVLFYGGGQGILVASNAPLVGSRSRLDQLQAQMKDSARPGRRLATLHGDVLVTREGIDAFIADAAREAGVPQESLIATDDNLVLEYSTPRGNVLSWMSREEMVARLVKYRDSKAIAALMGP encoded by the coding sequence GTGTCCAGTCATCCGCACGCAAAACGAGCTCAACAAACGCCCCTTGTCGCCGTTGCTCTGCTGTTCGTCGCATCCGGCGCGGCGGGACTCGTCGACCAAGTCTGCTTTTCCAAATACTTGACTGAAGTCGTCGGGGCGACGGCGCAAGCCGTGAGTGCCGTGCTCGCGGCGTTCATGACGGGCCTTGCGCTCGGTGCGCACTTGGGCGGTCGTTTTTCCAAACGCGCGCAGTCGCCGCTTCGAGCGTACGGGGTCATCGAAATCGTCGTGGCGATTGCCGTCGCGCTTTCACCTGTGGGTTTTGCGCTGATCGAGCCTGCTTACGTGGCGCTCGCGCGGCTGGTTCCAGGGTCGATCGTGCTTTCGAGCATATTGCGCTGGGCCATTGCAATGCTCGTGGTCATCGTGCCGACGACGGCGATGGGAGCAACGCTGCCGCTTTTGGCGAGGCTCGTGGAAGAGCGGCAGGATGCGCGAAGTCGGCGGCGAGCGCTGGGGATTCTATATGCGGCAAATACGCTCGGCGGCGCAATGGGCGCGCTGGGCTCGGCGTACGTCGTGCTTCCTGCGCTCGGTTTGCGAACGACGACGCTCGCGGCGGCATTGACGAGCGGCGTCGTGGGTATCGTGGCCATCCTCTTGGGCCGGCGTGGGTCGCACGATATCCAAAACAAACCACTCGGCGAAACGGAAAACGACGGTGAATTGCGCACCGCCGACGACGCGCAGCAGCCTGCGTGGGCGCTGGATGTCGTCGCATTCGCGTCGGGTGCGCTGGTGCTCGCGTGCGAGGTGCTCTTTACGCATTTGCTCGTGCTGGTGGTGGGAACGAGCGCTTATGCATTTGGGCTCATCGTATTCATTTTCCTCGTGTGCCTCTTTTTCGGCGCTTCGCTGGCTCCCGTGGTCGAACGATTTTTCCGCGGTGGAGCTTTGGCGCTGGGACTTGCCGCAGCGTCTTTCGCATTGTTTGCGACGTTGCCGGTATGGGACATGCTGCCTGGTTTTTTTCGAGGAATGGGGTCGAAGGCGGCCACGTTCGAGGCGCGTGAATTCGTTCGAGCGACGGCGGCCTTCGTGGCGCTCGTGGGTCCGACGACGCTCATGGGATTGTCCTTTCCGCTTTTGCTTCAACGCATTGCTGCGCGGCGAGACGCGGGCGTTCGCGTTGGGCGCGCGACGGCGATCAATACCGTCGGATCGGTGTTCGGATCGCTGGTCGCGGGGTACGTATTGCTACCGGCATTTGGATCGCAACGTGCGCTCTTGGCGGTGGCGTTTGCATTCGGTCTCGTCGCGGTCGTGGTGGCTTTGACGACGTCGACGCGGAGCTTGGGACAAACGATTTCGCGCGGAATTGCGGTTGGATTGGCTGGGATTGGCATCGCCTTTGGCTTGCGCGCCCCTGCGTGGAACCTTGGCGAGCTCACGGGTGGTTACCACGTGTATTTCGATTATGGTCGCCAGGCGGAAAATATCGTGTACGTCGAGGAAGAGGTGCAAGGCGGCGTTACGACGGTCGAGGAAAAGAATGGCGTGCACACGCTGCTCACGAATGGCAAGTTTCAAGGCAACGACGGAGACGAAGTGCATGCGCAGCGATTTTTCGCGCATTACCCGGTGATGTTCACACCTCGCCTCGGCCGGGCGCTCGTGATTGGCCTCGGCACGGGCACGACGCTGGGCACGATTGCGGCTTATCCATTCGAGCATATCGATGTCGCAGAAATATCGCCTGCGATCGTGAAGGCAGCGCGCAAATACTTTGGTCCTATCGGCGCAAGCGCGCTCGATGATGGTCGCGTATCGCTTCACATTGCAGACGGGCGCAATCACCTATTGCTGTCGGAGAACAAGTACGATCTCGTCGGGATCGAGCTGACGAGCGTATGGTTTGCCGGCGCTTCGAGCCTTTACAGTCGTGAATTTTATCAATTGGTAAAGTCGCGTCTGGCGGATGATGGAATCTTGCAGCAATGGATTCAGCTTCATCACATTTATGCGAAGGACTTGGCGACGGTGCTTCGGACGTTACGTTTGGAGTTTGCGCACGTGGTGCTCTTTTATGGTGGTGGACAGGGAATTTTGGTGGCATCGAATGCGCCGCTCGTGGGGTCGCGCTCGCGGCTCGACCAGTTGCAGGCACAAATGAAGGATTCTGCGCGGCCCGGGCGGCGCTTGGCGACGCTTCATGGCGATGTGCTCGTCACGCGGGAAGGAATCGACGCATTCATCGCGGACGCGGCGCGTGAGGCTGGCGTTCCCCAGGAATCGCTCATCGCAACGGATGACAACTTGGTGCTCGAGTATTCGACGCCGCGGGGCAACGTGCTTTCATGGATGAGTCGGGAAGAGATGGTCGCGCGCCTGGTAAAATATCGGGACTCGAAGGCGATTGCGGCGCTCATGGGGCCGTAA